In Cumulibacter manganitolerans, the genomic window TCAGCGGCTCGGTGAGCTCGATACGCTGCCGGACCTCGAACACCGGGATCGCCAGCTTCGCCCCGACCTTCTCCCGCGCGATGCCGAGGACCGCCAGGCTGCCGTCGGCCAGGCCGTCGATCGTCTGCGCCATCGCCATGCCGGCCGGTGGCAGCACGAACACCGCCCGGAGCCCGTCGTCCTGGTAGGCCAGCTCGAAGACCGTTGCGCCCTGGGACTGGGCGACCGCGACGGCCCGGTCGTCGTGCATGAAGTCGGTGGTGACCACGCTGCCGTCACCGCGGGTGAACGTCTCCGGGGCGGTGTGGTTCGGGTCGAACTCGGCGGCCCACCGAGCCTTCAGGTAGAGCGCGTTGACCAGGACGGTGACGGTGTCCGTGGTGACCTGGCCCTGCTGCAGCAGCTTGGGGATCTTCTCGTGGGTGCGGCCGGCCACCCACGCGTTGATCGCGGCGGTGGCGGCGTCCGGAGCGGCGAAGTCGGTCGTGTGCGCCGCGACGCCGAAGTACTCCTTCAGCGTGCCGGCGTACGGGGCCTTGACCGGGAACGACTCGTCGGTGAACGCGGCGTTGGCCAGGTCGAAGGTGGCGTGCTGCAACGCCCGCACCGCGGTGATCTCCGCGTTGGCGCCGGCGCGCAGCTCGTCCACCGACGAGCAACCCAGCAGCGCGGCGAGCTGGCCGGCCGTCTCGCCCCGGGCACCCTGCGCGACGAGCGCGAGGCACTGGCTGATCGACAGCGGCGACACGACGCTGCTCTGGTCGCCAGCTTCGGCCTGCGCCGCCGCCAGCATCGTCAGGGCGAAGGCCAGGCTGCCGCCCTGATAGCTCGTCGCGCCGGGGTCGTCGGCGGCGAGCTCGACGCTCGGACCGCTCGGGTCCTCGGCGGCGGGGTCGGGCCGCGGCGTGCGCGGTCGGTCGCCGTCGGCGCAGGCCGCGAGCGCGACGAGCGCGACGGCGCCGGCGAGCCCGAGCATGCCGCGCCGGGTGTAGGTCTGCATGGCGAAGCCCCTCAGAACGGTCACGGGTCGTTCCTGGGACCCCGGGACCGGCCCGGCGGTTCCGCGTTACTTCGCCTCGGGGTCGGGCTGGTGGAGCCCGAAGACGTTGCCTTCGGTGTCGAGGTAGTAGCCCTGCCACGCCATCCCGGGCAGCGCGGCCTTCGGCATGGCGACCTGGCCGCCGGCGGCGAGGATCTTCTCGTGCGTGGCGTCGTAGTCGCCACAGCCGAGCGTCAGGACGGCGCCGTTGACCGGGGCGCCGGGTCCTGCCGCGCCGGCGGGCCGCTGCATGATGGCGCCGTTGATGCCCGGCGTGCCCTCTTCGCCCGTGGTGGCGCCGAAGTACGGCATGCCGGCGAACTGGCTCCAGTCCTCGAACGTCCAGCCGAACACGCTGCCGTAGAAGGCAGTTGCGCGGGCGACGTCGTCCGCGTGGATCTCGAAGTGGATGGGTCGGCTCATGGGTCCTCCACGAAGGTCTCTCACCGACCGTACGGCGCGAGGGTCGCGCCGGCCACCGCGATACCGCGTGCCTCCCGAGCCGCGGCCGGCCGCCCGAACGTCCTAGGCTGTCTGGCATGCATTCCACCGCGGGCGTCGTGCGCTCCCAGCACATCGCGGACCTCGCGGAGCTGGCCCTGCGGGCGCCGTCCGCGCAGGTCCTGGCCTGGCTGCGGCACGGCCGGGGGCTGCTCGGCTGGGGCGAGGTGGCGCGCGCCACCTTCACCGGCCCCGACGCGCTGCGCGAGGGCTCGGCGTGGTTCAGCGATCAGGTGCGCAGGGTGACCGTGGAGGACGACGTCCGACGCCCCGGCAGCGGGCCGATCGCGTTCGTCAGCGGGGCGTTCACGCCGGAGCGCGACGAGTCGGTGTTCGTCATCCCGAGCGCCGTGCTCGGCCGCGACGAGTTCGGTTCGTGGATGACGTACCTCGACGAGCCGCCGGCGATCCCCGAGCCGATCCGCCTGACCGGGCCCGAGCACGTCACGTACACGCCCGGTGCGCACACCCCGGAGCAATGGCGTGGCCTCGTCGCGGACGTCGTCGAGCGCATCACCCGCGGCGACCTGGACAAGGCGGTGCTCTCCCGCGACGTCCTCGCGACCGCCGACGCGCCGATCGACCCCCGCTGGCTGCTGGCCCGGCTCACCGCGCTGTACGACTCGTGCTGGACCTACAGCGTCGACGGGCTGGTCGGCGCCACCCCCGAGCTGCTGCTGCGGCTGTCCGACGGGCACGTCTACTCACGGGTGCTCGCCGGGACCGAGTGGGGCGACGGCGCCGTGGAGCGGCTGCGCTCGCCGAAGAACCTCGAGGAGCATGCCTACGCCGCGTCGTCCGCCGCGGCGGCGCTGGAGAAGGTGACCATCCGGCTCGACCTGCCCGGCGAGCCGAAGATCCTGGCGCTGCCGAACGTCAGCCACCTCGCGACCGAGATCCGCGGCGACGTCGCGGACGGCGTAACCGCGTGTGACGTGGCGGCCGCGATGCACCCGACCGCGGCCGTCGGCGGCACGCCGACCGAGATCGCCTGCCGGGTGATCAGCGAAGTCGAGGGCCGCAGCCGAGGGCGGTACGCCGGACCGGTCGGCTGGATCGACGCGCACGGTAACGGCGAGTTCGGCATCGCGTTGCGCGGCGGCCAGCTCGAGGACGAGCGGACGATCCGGCTGTACGCCGGCTGCGGCGTGGTGGCCGGCTCCGACCCCGCCGTCGAGCTCGCCGAGTCCGAGAACAAGCTGGTCGCGATGAAGAGCGCCCTGGGCGACTAGTAGGACGTGCTGCGAATTCGCCACGGGGTCGCGGCATTAAGATCGCACCAGACGGTCGTGCCCCTGCGGCCGCAGCACAGCACCGGAGGTTCGCGTGATCGGCTCTCGAGTCCTGTCCGTGGGGCACTACCAACCGCCCCGGGTGGTCACTAACCACGAGCTGGCGGAGATCGTCGACACCAACGACGAGTGGATCCAGCGCCGGGTCGGCATCCGGGAGCGCCGGTGGGCCGCTCCGGAGGAGACCGTCGACGTCATGGCGGCGAAGGCCGCGCGCGACGCCTTGCAGAA contains:
- a CDS encoding VOC family protein, which translates into the protein MSRPIHFEIHADDVARATAFYGSVFGWTFEDWSQFAGMPYFGATTGEEGTPGINGAIMQRPAGAAGPGAPVNGAVLTLGCGDYDATHEKILAAGGQVAMPKAALPGMAWQGYYLDTEGNVFGLHQPDPEAK
- a CDS encoding serpin family protein, whose product is MTVLRGFAMQTYTRRGMLGLAGAVALVALAACADGDRPRTPRPDPAAEDPSGPSVELAADDPGATSYQGGSLAFALTMLAAAQAEAGDQSSVVSPLSISQCLALVAQGARGETAGQLAALLGCSSVDELRAGANAEITAVRALQHATFDLANAAFTDESFPVKAPYAGTLKEYFGVAAHTTDFAAPDAATAAINAWVAGRTHEKIPKLLQQGQVTTDTVTVLVNALYLKARWAAEFDPNHTAPETFTRGDGSVVTTDFMHDDRAVAVAQSQGATVFELAYQDDGLRAVFVLPPAGMAMAQTIDGLADGSLAVLGIAREKVGAKLAIPVFEVRQRIELTEPLMGAGVTLAFDPDHADFSALSDEKTHVSFVQHEAWLKVAEKGTEGAAATAGGAEVGSAPGPSEEPLLIRLDRPFVFAVQETATGSYPFVAAINDPSS
- a CDS encoding isochorismate synthase, which gives rise to MHSTAGVVRSQHIADLAELALRAPSAQVLAWLRHGRGLLGWGEVARATFTGPDALREGSAWFSDQVRRVTVEDDVRRPGSGPIAFVSGAFTPERDESVFVIPSAVLGRDEFGSWMTYLDEPPAIPEPIRLTGPEHVTYTPGAHTPEQWRGLVADVVERITRGDLDKAVLSRDVLATADAPIDPRWLLARLTALYDSCWTYSVDGLVGATPELLLRLSDGHVYSRVLAGTEWGDGAVERLRSPKNLEEHAYAASSAAAALEKVTIRLDLPGEPKILALPNVSHLATEIRGDVADGVTACDVAAAMHPTAAVGGTPTEIACRVISEVEGRSRGRYAGPVGWIDAHGNGEFGIALRGGQLEDERTIRLYAGCGVVAGSDPAVELAESENKLVAMKSALGD